The Oncorhynchus masou masou isolate Uvic2021 chromosome 31, UVic_Omas_1.1, whole genome shotgun sequence genome includes a region encoding these proteins:
- the LOC135524166 gene encoding alpha-parvin-like, producing the protein MATSPQKSPSSPSPTTPKSPSSRKKDDSFLGKLGGTLVRRKKAKEVSELQEEGMNAINLPLSPTQYELDPEDTMLEENEVRTMVDPNSKNDQKLQELQKVLIDWINDVLVGERIIVKDLAEDLYDGQVLQKLFEKLEGEKLNVAEVTQSEIAQKQKLQTVLERINDSIKVSARSIKWNVDSVHAKSIVAILHLLVALSQHFRAPIRLPDHVSIQVVVVQKREGILQSRQIQEEITGNTEALSGRHERDAFDTLFDHAPDKLNVVKKTLITFVNKHLNKLNLEVAELDTQFADGVYLVLLMGLLEGYFVPLYNFFLTPENFEQQVHNVSFSFELMQDGGLERPKPRPEDIVNCDLKSTLRVLYNLFTRYRNVE; encoded by the exons ATGGCTACTTCGCCGCAAAAGTCGCCATCCTCTCCGTCGCCGACGACTCCGAAATCACCCTCTTCCAGAAAGAAAGATGACTCGTTCCTGGGAAAACTTGGAGGAACTTTGGTAAGAAGAAAGAAGGCAAAAGAAG TGTCTGAGCTCCAGGAAGAGGGGATGAACGCCATCAACCTGCCCTTGAGCCCCACCCAATACGAACTGGACCCAGAAGACACCATGCTAG AGGAGAATGAGGTCCGCACCATGGTCGACCCCAACTCCAAGAACGACCAGAAACTCCAGGAACTCCAGAAGGTGTTGATCGACTGGATCAATGATGTGTTGGTGGGGGAGAGGATCATCGTGAAGGACCTGGCTGAGGATCTATACGACGGGCAGGTTCTGCAGAAACTCTTTG AGAAGCTGGAGGGGGAGAAGCTAAACGTAGCTGAGGTGACCCAGTCGGAGATCGCCCAGAAACAGAAACTACAGACGGTGCTGGAGAGGATCAACGACTCCATCAAGGTCTCTGCCAGGAGCATCAAATGGAACGTGGACT CGGTCCATGCTAAGAGTATAGTGGCCATTCTTCACCTGCTGGTGGCGCTATCTCAGCACTTCAGAGCACCAATCAGACTTCCTGATCACGTGTCCATCCAAGTAGTGGTGGTTCAG AAAAGGGAGGGGATTCTGCAATCTCGCCAGATCCAGGAGGAGATCACGGGCAATACAGA GGCTTTATCTGGCAGACATG AGCGAGATGCTTTCGACACCCTGTTTGATCACGCTCCAGACAAGCTCAATGTGGTAAAAAAG ACTCTCATCACCTTTGTGAACAAACACTTGAACAAGCTCAATCTGGAGGTGGCTGAACTGGACACACAG TTTGCTGACGGTGTGTACCTTGTTCTGCTGATGGGATTGCTGGAGGGCTACTTTGTTCCACTCTATAATTTCTTCCTGACTCCTGAGAACTTTGAACAACAG GTACACAACGTGTCCTTCTCTTTTGAGCTGATGCAAGACGGAGGTTTGGAGAGACCCAAACCTAGACCTGAAG